One Leclercia pneumoniae genomic region harbors:
- the flhD gene encoding flagellar transcriptional regulator FlhD, translating into MHTSELLKHVYDINLSYLLLAQRLISQDKASAMFRLGINEEMATSLGGLTLPQMVKLAETNQLVCQFRFDNPQAITRLTQESRVDDLQQVHTGILLSTRLLNEISQPDDAARKKRA; encoded by the coding sequence ATGCATACATCCGAGTTGCTAAAACACGTTTATGACATCAACTTGTCATATTTATTGCTAGCACAGCGCTTGATTAGCCAGGACAAGGCGTCCGCTATGTTCCGACTGGGTATCAACGAAGAGATGGCGACCTCTCTGGGCGGATTAACACTGCCACAGATGGTTAAATTAGCCGAGACGAATCAGCTGGTTTGCCAGTTCCGCTTCGATAATCCTCAGGCTATTACGCGTCTCACTCAAGAATCCCGTGTTGACGATCTGCAACAGGTCCATACCGGTATTTTACTCTCGACACGCCTGCTCAACGAAATCAGCCAGCCTGATGATGCGGCAAGGAAAAAAAGGGCCTGA